TCCGCCGATGGACAGGCCTATTATCTCGGTGGTCCGGGCGAAGCTGGCGGCGCAATCAATAGGCACTATGGCCGTGACCCGATCGTGAAAATCTACACCACGATCACCGATCGCTATGCGCCGCTTCATCAGAAGGTCATCGCTGGCACCGCTGGTGAACCCATCCATGCATTGGATGGCATTCTGGGCCACGAAAGCAACGTCGACATCGGGGCGTTGCATGTCGATGGCGGCGGGGTTTCCGATATCGTCTTCGCCATCGCAGCGCTGCTGGGCCGCTCCTTTAAGCCTCGACTCTCGCCTAATCCTGGGGCATGCCGATGAAATCGGCAAGGTAATCCGGGCACTCGCCGACAAGGTGGTCACACCTTCCCTTATCCTGAAGAAGCTGTCCGCCTACCGGCAGCAGAACAGTCTGGCGGCGGCCTTGCGCGAAATCGGGCGCATCGAACGCACCCTCTTCACCTTACGGTGGTTTGAGGATCCCGCTCTCCGGCAACTCGTCACCGCAGAACTCAACAAGGGCGAAGCACGAAACACCCTTGCCCGCGCCGTCGCCTTCCATCGCCTGGGACGCTTCCGGGACCGGAGCCATGAAAATCAGGCGAGCCGGGCCGCAGCCCTCAATCTTGTCACGGCCGCTATCGTTCTCTTCAACTGCCGGTATCTCGGACGGATCACGGAGGCCATGCGCCGGCAAGGCAGGCCATTCGATGAGAAGATGATTTCCAAACTGTCGCCGTTGGGCTGGGACCATATCAATATTACCGGCGATTATGTGTGGTCTGACGCCCTTGAGGTCGACAAGGAAGGCTTCCTGCCGATCAGGATGGCACCATCCTGAGCCGAAAATAGCCTACCGTATATCTGGGTCCCAATAATGTACTGGGGCCATCAGATGAGATTATTCATGAAGTACCGACAAACGCATTCTATTGAAGTCGCCGCCGCGAAGGCGTCGATCAGCCGGGCAACGGCTTTCCGCATTGAGAAAGAGCAGCGCCTTCCATCGCAGAGCAAGCCGCCGCGCGGTCGGCGTCGCCCTGATCCGCTTGAGCATATCTTTGATGCAGAGATCGTTCCGCTTCTCAAGGCGGCTCCCGGCATTCGTGCGGTCGCCGTTTACGACGAGATGCTGCGGCGTCATCCTCTAGCGATACAGTCCAGGGGGCCAAAGCCAGTGCCGTCATCTACAGCTTAATGCTGACCTGCCGGGCCTGTGGCGTCGAGCCATTCGCATGGTTGAAGCACGTTCTCACCGAACTGCCGCAGCGCCCCGACGATGCTGATATCGACGACCTGCTGCCCTTCAACTTCAAAAGCCAGCCAGCATAAGCCGACGCCCTTCAAAGCGATTTACGACGTGCACTGAAAAGCGCGCTTACGATGCAGTTCCTCTTTTGCAGCTATACGCATCTTCGCGGCCGCCTGCAGTTCGACGATCCGGCAAGCCTCGACGCCCGCTCTGTCGGACTTCGTGTTCATGGAACGGCGATGGCCTCCCTGGTGATCCATGGAGATTTGAGCGAACCCGAACCACCGATCAGCCGGCCTCTGTACGTCAGACCCGTCATGTACGCCCGTATGGGAGGTGATGAGATCGACTCCTCGACACACCTACCAGACTCTCACCAAACGCCCTGACCGAATGGCCGAAATCCTGTCGCAAGGTTTGCCGCATGTGGGCCTTTAGGATTCCTGACTTGAGCTCTGTCTGATTCATGGAGTGCCGACTGATTTGGAGGTCGGCATGAGCACGAAGATGACAGAAGACGATTGGAGAGTGGCGCTTGAGATTTTCCGCGCATCGTCACCGCGCCGCGGCGACAAGGGCCGCGATGACCGGCTACTCCTCGAAGCGAAGGGAAAGCCGGGCTTCTTCGCAAAGGCAATCTACAAAGGTCGCGCTCGCATCGAACAGGCCGTCGGCAAGCTCAAGCGCTTCAAGCGGGTCGCACTCCAGCCCCGATCTGACCGGCTGGTTCGAGTTGCAAGGGCAGATCGGGGCTGGTGAGGGACACCCCTTCGGCTTTAGATGTGTCGGGATTGATCTCGTTTGTGCGCACGGTCGAAGTTGGATCGTCGACGCGCGCCCTTACACTGACCCCCGACGGGCAGATACTCTTCGAGCGCGCTCAAAATATCAGCGGCCGCCAAAGGCGGCCGCCTCTCGAACGTCAATCGATAACATCAATGATCTCATAGTGTTTAACAAGCGCGCCAACGCCACGGTTGAACAACGCAAAGATCGTTTCCTTCGTAATCGGATGAGTCTCGATCGTTTCCTCATCAGGCTGCGGCGCTCACATCATATTCGAAATGAATGCGATCATAGGGAAACTCGATCCCATTTTCTGTCCGGTCGATGACGCCAGCGTTGACGAGAGTCGTCACGTCACGATGAACGGCCTGCACATCGCGATTGACCCGTCGAGCAACTTCGCGGATCGACAAAGCTCCCTGTCCAGCGAGCGCCTTGACGATAGCGAGGCGGGAGGGAGCGAGCACTCGGTGTATGTCATCGTAGGAGGTAAAGTTGACCGAAGGCACGGCCTTAGCGGTCTCACCGGAAAGCGCCCGCCTTCCGGCCTCGACAAAGGGGATTTTGGCATCCGCTACGGTACTCAAGCGCACAGTCAAAGTTGTCATCTGAGCATCCTTTCCATGTCAGCTTGGAAGGCATCGTAGAGTGCTTCAAGGGACGTAAATTCGATGGCTGGGTGGCTAGGGCTGAGCGTTTCTGTTGCGGTGCGACGAATAGATTGCAGACCGCTGAGAAGACCGAGATGAAACGTTGCAAGCCGCCGACAGATCGAAATCCCTGCATCATCCGTTCTCGTTTTCGAAGTGGCACGTGAGAATTCTCCGCACGATTGTTCAGGCCCCTTGTGCGATCGATGTTCGACAGCGGGCATCACGTCCCGTTTTGCCGCTCCGTATG
The DNA window shown above is from Rhizobium favelukesii and carries:
- a CDS encoding helix-turn-helix domain-containing protein, which codes for MTTLTVRLSTVADAKIPFVEAGRRALSGETAKAVPSVNFTSYDDIHRVLAPSRLAIVKALAGQGALSIREVARRVNRDVQAVHRDVTTLVNAGVIDRTENGIEFPYDRIHFEYDVSAAA